From the Musa acuminata AAA Group cultivar baxijiao chromosome BXJ3-7, Cavendish_Baxijiao_AAA, whole genome shotgun sequence genome, one window contains:
- the LOC135642470 gene encoding very-long-chain aldehyde decarbonylase GL1-11 isoform X3 — translation MLISYPTFRFMGLRSSLPLPHWTVIVSQIIFYFILEDFVFYWGHRILHTKWLYKHVHSVHHEYATPFGLTSEYAHPAEILFLGFATIIGPALTGPHLFTLWLWMILRVLETVEAHSGYHFPWSPSNFLPLYGGSDFHDFHHRVLYTKSGNYASTFVYMDWLFGTDQGYRKLKALEEVEGKKY, via the exons ATGCTCATCTCTTATCCTACATTCAGATTCATGGGGCTGAGAAGCAGTCTTCCGTTGCCTCACTG gaCTGTCATCGTAtctcaaattattttttacttcATCTTGGAGGATTTTGTCTTCTACTGGGGACACAGGATTCTGCACACCAAATGGCTATACAAGCATGTTCATAGTGTCCATCATGA ATATGCTACACCTTTTGGACTAACTTCTGAGTACGCCCATCCTGCTGAAATCCTTTTCCTTGGATTTGCCACAATTATTGGTCCAGCTTTAACTGGTCCTCACCTCTTTACTCTTTGGTTATGGATGATATTGAGAGTCTTGGAGACGGTAGAGGCTCACAGTGGGTACCATTTCCCATGGAGCCCCTCAAACTTTTTGCCTTTATATGGAGG TTCTGATTTTCATGACTTCCATCACCGTGTGCTTTATACAAAGTCAGGCAATTATGCATCGACTTTCGTTTACATGGACTG GTTGTTTGGCACTGATCAAGGTTATCGGAAGCTGAAGGCCCTCGAGGAAGTAGAAGGAAAGAAATACTAA
- the LOC135642470 gene encoding very-long-chain aldehyde decarbonylase GL1-8 isoform X2, whose amino-acid sequence MASPLESCWLYLITHFSEFQLATVGTFLIHESVFFLSGLPSIYFERSGLFSKYKIQKKNNTPEGREKCIVRLILYHVCVNLPVMLISYPTFRFMGLRSSLPLPHWTVIVSQIIFYFILEDFVFYWGHRILHTKWLYKYATPFGLTSEYAHPAEILFLGFATIIGPALTGPHLFTLWLWMILRVLETVEAHSGYHFPWSPSNFLPLYGGSDFHDFHHRVLYTKSGNYASTFVYMDWLFGTDQGYRKLKALEEVEGKKY is encoded by the exons ATGGCCTCTCCGCTCGAATCGTGCTGGCTG TATCTCATCACTCATTTCAGCGAGTTCCAGTTAGCAACTGTCGGCACTTTCTTAATTCATGAAAGTGTCTTTTTCTTATCTGGACTTCCATCTATATACTTTGAGAGGTCAGGGCTTTTCAGCAAATATAAAATTCAG AAAAAGAACAATACTCCAGAAGGGCGAGAGAAATGTATTGTGCGTCTTATCCTGTACCATGTATGTGTCAACTTACCAGTTATGCTCATCTCTTATCCTACATTCAGATTCATGGGGCTGAGAAGCAGTCTTCCGTTGCCTCACTG gaCTGTCATCGTAtctcaaattattttttacttcATCTTGGAGGATTTTGTCTTCTACTGGGGACACAGGATTCTGCACACCAAATGGCTATACAA ATATGCTACACCTTTTGGACTAACTTCTGAGTACGCCCATCCTGCTGAAATCCTTTTCCTTGGATTTGCCACAATTATTGGTCCAGCTTTAACTGGTCCTCACCTCTTTACTCTTTGGTTATGGATGATATTGAGAGTCTTGGAGACGGTAGAGGCTCACAGTGGGTACCATTTCCCATGGAGCCCCTCAAACTTTTTGCCTTTATATGGAGG TTCTGATTTTCATGACTTCCATCACCGTGTGCTTTATACAAAGTCAGGCAATTATGCATCGACTTTCGTTTACATGGACTG GTTGTTTGGCACTGATCAAGGTTATCGGAAGCTGAAGGCCCTCGAGGAAGTAGAAGGAAAGAAATACTAA
- the LOC135642470 gene encoding very-long-chain aldehyde decarbonylase GL1-8 isoform X1 yields MASPLESCWLYLITHFSEFQLATVGTFLIHESVFFLSGLPSIYFERSGLFSKYKIQKKNNTPEGREKCIVRLILYHVCVNLPVMLISYPTFRFMGLRSSLPLPHWTVIVSQIIFYFILEDFVFYWGHRILHTKWLYKHVHSVHHEYATPFGLTSEYAHPAEILFLGFATIIGPALTGPHLFTLWLWMILRVLETVEAHSGYHFPWSPSNFLPLYGGSDFHDFHHRVLYTKSGNYASTFVYMDWLFGTDQGYRKLKALEEVEGKKY; encoded by the exons ATGGCCTCTCCGCTCGAATCGTGCTGGCTG TATCTCATCACTCATTTCAGCGAGTTCCAGTTAGCAACTGTCGGCACTTTCTTAATTCATGAAAGTGTCTTTTTCTTATCTGGACTTCCATCTATATACTTTGAGAGGTCAGGGCTTTTCAGCAAATATAAAATTCAG AAAAAGAACAATACTCCAGAAGGGCGAGAGAAATGTATTGTGCGTCTTATCCTGTACCATGTATGTGTCAACTTACCAGTTATGCTCATCTCTTATCCTACATTCAGATTCATGGGGCTGAGAAGCAGTCTTCCGTTGCCTCACTG gaCTGTCATCGTAtctcaaattattttttacttcATCTTGGAGGATTTTGTCTTCTACTGGGGACACAGGATTCTGCACACCAAATGGCTATACAAGCATGTTCATAGTGTCCATCATGA ATATGCTACACCTTTTGGACTAACTTCTGAGTACGCCCATCCTGCTGAAATCCTTTTCCTTGGATTTGCCACAATTATTGGTCCAGCTTTAACTGGTCCTCACCTCTTTACTCTTTGGTTATGGATGATATTGAGAGTCTTGGAGACGGTAGAGGCTCACAGTGGGTACCATTTCCCATGGAGCCCCTCAAACTTTTTGCCTTTATATGGAGG TTCTGATTTTCATGACTTCCATCACCGTGTGCTTTATACAAAGTCAGGCAATTATGCATCGACTTTCGTTTACATGGACTG GTTGTTTGGCACTGATCAAGGTTATCGGAAGCTGAAGGCCCTCGAGGAAGTAGAAGGAAAGAAATACTAA